One Cucurbita pepo subsp. pepo cultivar mu-cu-16 chromosome LG09, ASM280686v2, whole genome shotgun sequence DNA window includes the following coding sequences:
- the LOC111802513 gene encoding probable pectate lyase 5 yields the protein MAPPTLFLSLLSLFLLSSLSTTLSAAPASVQNPELVVEEVHRSIINATKRRNLGYLSCGTGNPIDDCWRCDSNWEKNRQRLADCGIGFGKNAIGGRDGKIYVVTDSGDDDPVNPKPGTLRYAVIQDEPLWIIFARDMVIRLKEELIMNSFKTIDGRGASVHIAGGPCITIQYVTNIIIHGLNIHDCKQGGNTDVRDSPRHFGFRTISDGDGVSIFGGSHVWVDHCSLSNCKDGLIDAIHGSTAITISNNYMTHHDKVMLLGHSDSYTQDKNMQVTIAFNHFGEGLVQRMPRCRHGYFHVVNNDYTHWEMYAIGGSAAPTINSQGNRFVAPNDRFSKEVTKYEDAPESEWKHWNWRSEGDMMVNGAFFTASGAGASSSYARASSLGARPSSLVGTITTNAGALNCRKGSRC from the exons ATGGCGCCGCCAAcactttttctctctctactctctctcttcctcctttcctctctctccaccACCCTCTCCGCCGCTCCGGCCTCCGTACAGAACCCCGAACTCGTCGTTGAAGAAGTACACAG GAGCATAATCAACGCGACGAAACGGAGGAATTTGGGATATCTTTCATGTGGAACGGGAAATCCGATCGACGATTGCTGGCGGTGCGATTCAAATTGGGAGAAGAATCGCCAGAGATTAGCCGACTGTGGAATCGGATTCGGCAAAAACGCCATCGGCGGCCGTGACGGTAAAATCTACGTCGTCACCGATTCCGGCGACGACGATCCCGTTAACCCAAAACCGGGAACTCTCCGGTACGCCGTAATCCAAGACGAACCCCTTTGGATCATCTTCGCTCGCGATATGGTAATCCGATTAAAAGAGGAACTAATCATGAACTCATTCAAAACCATCGACGGCCGTGGCGCCAGCGTCCACATCGCCGGCGGCCCCTGCATTACAATTCAATACGTAACGAACATCATAATCCATGGCTTGAACATTCACGATTGCAAGCAAGGAGGAAACACAGACGTGAGAGATTCCCCAAGACATTTTGGGTTCCGAACTATCTCCGACGGCGATGGCGTTTCAATCTTCGGCGGCAGCCATGTCTGGGTGGATCATTGCTCGTTGTCGAACTGTAAGGATGGGTTGATCGATGCGATTCATGGGTCGACGGCGATTACGATTTCGAACAATTACATGACGCATCATGATAAAGTAATGTTGCTTGGACACAGTGATTCGTATACTCAAGACAAGAATATGCAGGTCACCATAGCTTTTAACCACTTCGGTGAAGGGCTTGTTCAACGAATGCCCAGATGCCGACATGGGTATTTTCACGTGGTGAACAATGACTACACGCATTGGGAAATGTACGCCATTGGAGGAAGTGCTGCTCCGACCATTAACAGTCAAGGCAACAGATTTGTAGCTCCAAATGACAGATTCAGCAAAGAG GTGACAAAGTACGAGGATGCGCCGGAGAGTGAGTGGAAGCATTGGAATTGGAGGTCGGAAGGGGATATGATGGTGAACGGTGCGTTTTTCACGGCTTCCGGCGCCGGAGCGTCGTCGAGCTATGCTAGAGCGTCGAGCTTAGGTGCGAGGCCGTCGTCGCTGGTCGGGACAATTACGACCAATGCGGGTGCACTGAACTGCAGAAAGGGCTCCCGCTGCTGA